A part of Lutra lutra chromosome 2, mLutLut1.2, whole genome shotgun sequence genomic DNA contains:
- the CXCL9 gene encoding C-X-C motif chemokine 9 isoform X2, translating to MKKGGIPLLLSIIFLTLIGGQGTPTMRNRRCSCITTTQGAIQSKFLKDLKQFAPSSYCEKTEIIATMRNGFQTCLNPDVAVVQELIKEWEKQVNQKKKQKKGKRYKKSKKVLKVKKSQHPRQKRTT from the exons ATGAAGAAAGGTGGTATTCCTCTTTTGTTGAGTATCATCTTCCTGACGCTGATTGGAGGCCAAG gaACCCCAACAATGAGGAATAGACGCTGTTCCTGCATCACCACCACCCAAGGAGCAATCCAGTCAAAATTCTTAAAGGATCTTAAACAATTTGCCCCAAGCTCTTATtgtgagaaaactgaaatcat TGCAACAATGAGGAATGGATTTCAAACGTGTCTAAACCCAGACGTGGCAGTTGTGCAAGAATTGATTAAAGAGTGGGAAAAACAG gtcaaccaaaagaaaaagcaaaaaaaagggaaaagatataaaaaaagcaagaaagttttaaaagttaaaaaatctcAACATCCTCGTCAAAAGAGGACCACATAA